One segment of Pyrococcus sp. ST04 DNA contains the following:
- a CDS encoding 30S ribosomal protein S11, producing MSEEQVNIKKKEKWGIAHIYSSYNNTIIHITDITGAETISRWSGGMVVKADRDEPSPYAAMIAAKRAAEEALEKGIIGVHIRIRAPGGSKSKTPGPGAQAAIRALARAGLKIGRVEDVTPIPHDGTRPKGGRRGRRV from the coding sequence ATGAGCGAGGAACAAGTTAACATAAAGAAGAAGGAGAAGTGGGGAATTGCTCACATTTATTCAAGCTATAACAACACGATAATCCACATAACTGACATAACTGGAGCTGAGACAATAAGCAGATGGAGCGGTGGTATGGTTGTGAAGGCTGACAGGGATGAGCCTTCTCCCTATGCTGCAATGATAGCAGCAAAAAGGGCAGCAGAAGAGGCTCTAGAAAAGGGAATTATTGGAGTTCACATAAGAATCAGAGCCCCTGGAGGAAGTAAGAGCAAAACTCCTGGTCCAGGAGCTCAAGCAGCTATTAGAGCATTGGCAAGAGCCGGGCTTAAAATAGGTAGGGTTGAAGATGTAACTCCAATCCCACATGATGGAACAAGACCTAAGGGCGGTAGGAGAGGAAGACGTGTCTGA
- a CDS encoding DNA-directed RNA polymerase subunit D, with the protein MVEIEILEKRDDSIKFILKGVHVAFANALRRTILAEVPTFAVDEVEFYENDSALFDEIIAHRLAMIPLTTPVDRFELDALELDDYTVTLSLEAEGPGIVYSGDLKSDDPDVRPVTPDIPIVKLAKGQRLVFNAYAKLGRGKDHAKWQPGFVYYKYYTKIHISKEIEGWEKLKKLAKKRGLPVEENEKEVIVTTIKPFYIPKEFEEYEGKEIWEEIVPDTYVFTVETNGELPVEEIVSIALKILMRKADRFISELQGLTS; encoded by the coding sequence ATGGTTGAGATTGAGATTCTTGAGAAAAGGGATGATTCAATTAAATTCATCCTTAAGGGGGTTCACGTAGCTTTTGCAAATGCTTTAAGGAGAACAATTCTAGCTGAGGTTCCAACGTTTGCTGTTGATGAGGTTGAATTTTATGAAAATGATTCTGCACTCTTTGATGAGATAATTGCTCACAGGCTTGCCATGATTCCTTTAACAACCCCAGTTGACAGATTTGAACTTGATGCACTAGAGCTTGATGATTACACGGTAACCCTATCCCTAGAGGCGGAAGGTCCAGGGATAGTTTATTCTGGTGATCTAAAAAGTGACGATCCAGACGTGAGACCGGTGACCCCTGATATTCCCATAGTTAAGTTGGCAAAAGGGCAAAGACTTGTTTTTAATGCATATGCCAAGCTTGGAAGAGGTAAGGATCATGCAAAGTGGCAACCTGGATTCGTTTATTATAAGTATTATACGAAGATACACATAAGCAAGGAGATTGAGGGTTGGGAAAAGCTCAAAAAGCTTGCAAAGAAGAGGGGTCTTCCAGTAGAGGAAAATGAAAAAGAGGTTATCGTCACAACAATAAAGCCCTTCTACATACCAAAGGAATTTGAAGAGTATGAGGGTAAGGAGATATGGGAGGAAATAGTGCCTGACACATATGTATTTACTGTTGAAACTAACGGAGAACTCCCCGTTGAGGAGATAGTGAGCATAGCACTCAAGATATTAATGAGGAAGGCCGATAGGTTTATAAGTGAACTTCAAGGATTGACCTCTTGA
- a CDS encoding isopentenyl phosphate kinase: MIIVKIGGSVLSDKKKKFHFRGDVVKRIAFEISRFFPEERFIVVHGGGSFGHPLAKKFGIREGLRDYSSRHGFVVTHLAMLDLASRVSKCFLENSLPAFPISSSSIFVTEEGRIIEGYLGTVEDALEKEFIPLLFGDVSFDKKKGIEIVSGDEIILYLSKEFKPEKVIFLMDVDGIYDKFPGGELIREIKGNDIRTLAVEGSAGVDVTGGIKKKLEVAMELVKHVEEVWFVNGLVKDRLSMAIVGNGIGTVVLP, from the coding sequence ATGATCATCGTAAAAATTGGGGGAAGCGTTCTAAGCGACAAGAAGAAAAAGTTCCACTTTCGTGGGGATGTTGTAAAAAGAATAGCCTTCGAGATATCCAGATTCTTCCCAGAGGAAAGGTTTATTGTCGTTCATGGAGGAGGGAGCTTTGGTCATCCCCTAGCAAAAAAGTTTGGAATCAGAGAGGGGCTCAGGGACTACTCTAGCAGACATGGCTTCGTTGTTACCCACTTAGCCATGCTTGACTTGGCTTCTAGGGTCTCTAAATGCTTTCTTGAAAATAGCCTTCCGGCATTTCCAATTTCAAGCTCTTCTATATTCGTAACTGAAGAAGGTCGAATTATTGAAGGATATTTGGGGACAGTTGAAGATGCCTTAGAAAAGGAATTCATACCATTGCTCTTTGGAGATGTGTCATTCGACAAAAAGAAAGGCATAGAGATAGTATCGGGGGACGAGATAATCCTTTACCTCTCTAAAGAATTTAAACCCGAGAAGGTTATATTCCTGATGGATGTCGATGGAATTTACGACAAATTTCCGGGTGGAGAGCTAATTAGGGAGATTAAGGGGAATGATATTAGAACGTTGGCAGTAGAAGGTTCGGCTGGTGTGGATGTAACTGGAGGAATAAAGAAAAAACTTGAAGTGGCAATGGAACTAGTCAAACACGTTGAGGAAGTATGGTTTGTAAATGGGCTGGTGAAAGATAGGCTTAGTATGGCGATAGTTGGGAATGGTATCGGAACTGTAGTTCTTCCTTAG
- a CDS encoding pyridoxal-phosphate dependent enzyme, whose product MLVCTRCGKVHPESFIMKCECGGTLLVKREYNSFSPDFRYFDMRRYLEYIPVEEEFLPHLHPGITPISEVNIGSVDAVFKLEYLHPSGSFKDRGTYVTIAKLKEEGIHEVVLDSSGNAGLSMALYALFSGIKVHIFLSYNTKPEKVSLLMRLNARVHFVEGDRMEVHKRAVEFSEREGVTYVSHWLNPYFLEGTKTVAYEVYEQIGVPEYVIVPVGSGTLFIGIWKGFRELVEMGETNIMPKMVAVQSSGYESLCERSPIKNFLADGIAIPEPPRKDEMVKILRETNGTCVSITEGETLAALSWLKRNGFIVEPTSATALAGLWKLMEDDLIEKGARVLIPLTGSGLKLTEGI is encoded by the coding sequence TTGCTGGTATGTACGAGATGTGGTAAAGTTCACCCCGAGAGTTTTATCATGAAATGCGAGTGTGGTGGAACACTGCTTGTAAAGAGGGAGTACAACTCTTTCTCACCAGATTTTAGGTACTTTGATATGAGAAGGTACTTGGAGTATATTCCTGTTGAAGAGGAATTTCTTCCCCACCTTCATCCAGGAATAACGCCTATTTCTGAAGTTAATATTGGAAGTGTCGATGCTGTATTCAAGCTTGAATACCTCCATCCAAGTGGTTCATTTAAAGATAGAGGAACCTATGTAACAATAGCCAAACTAAAAGAAGAGGGAATACATGAAGTAGTTCTCGATAGTTCGGGAAATGCTGGATTAAGCATGGCTTTATATGCTCTTTTTTCTGGAATTAAAGTTCATATATTTCTCTCCTACAATACAAAGCCAGAGAAAGTTTCGCTTTTGATGAGGTTAAATGCGAGGGTTCACTTTGTTGAAGGGGATAGAATGGAGGTTCACAAAAGAGCCGTAGAGTTTTCTGAAAGGGAAGGAGTAACTTATGTTTCTCATTGGCTCAACCCATACTTCTTGGAAGGCACAAAAACAGTTGCATATGAAGTGTATGAGCAAATTGGAGTTCCAGAATACGTGATTGTTCCGGTTGGGAGTGGGACTTTATTCATTGGCATATGGAAAGGGTTCAGGGAATTAGTCGAGATGGGAGAAACAAATATAATGCCAAAGATGGTGGCAGTCCAATCTTCCGGATACGAAAGCCTGTGTGAAAGATCTCCCATAAAGAACTTTCTTGCCGATGGAATAGCAATTCCAGAGCCTCCCAGAAAGGACGAGATGGTTAAAATACTTCGAGAGACTAATGGAACTTGTGTTAGCATTACTGAGGGAGAAACCCTGGCTGCTTTAAGTTGGCTCAAGAGGAATGGATTTATCGTTGAGCCAACGTCGGCAACTGCACTTGCAGGGTTATGGAAACTTATGGAGGATGACTTAATTGAGAAGGGAGCAAGGGTCTTGATTCCCCTAACTGGTAGTGGTCTTAAACTAACCGAAGGTATTTAA
- a CDS encoding ATP-dependent DNA ligase, with translation MRYLELAQLYQKLEKTTMKLIKTRLVADFLKKVPDDHLEFIPYLILGDVFPEWDERELGVGEKLLIKAVAMATGIDANEIENSVKDTGDLGESIALAVKKRKQKSFFSQPLTIKRVYQTLVKVAETTGEGSQEKKMKYLANLFMDAEPIEAKYIARTVLGTMRTGVAEGLLRDAIALAFHVKVELVERAYMLTSDFGFVAKVAKLEGNEGLAKVQVQIGKPIKPMLAQQAANIKEALLEMGGEAEFEIKYDGARVQVHKDGDKIIVYSRRLENVTRAIPEIVEALKQSVKPNKAIVEGELVAIGEDGRPLPFQYVLRRFRRKHNIQEMMKKIPLELNLFDVLYVDGESMIDVKFIDRRKKLEEIIEPNGKIKVAENLITKKVEEAEAFYKKALEMGHEGLMAKRLDATYEPGNRGKKWLKIKPTMENLDLVIIGAEWGEGRRAHLLGSFILGAYDPETGEFLEVGKVGSGFTDEDLVEFTKMLKPLIIKEEGKRVWIEPKIVIEVTYQEIQKSPKYKSGFALRFPRYVALRDDKGPEDADTIERIAQLYELQERMKGKV, from the coding sequence ATGAGGTACCTCGAGCTTGCCCAGTTGTATCAGAAGCTAGAGAAAACAACTATGAAACTTATCAAAACCAGGCTAGTTGCAGATTTTCTCAAAAAAGTTCCCGATGACCATTTAGAGTTTATTCCCTACCTGATCCTTGGAGACGTGTTCCCAGAGTGGGACGAAAGAGAACTCGGAGTTGGAGAAAAGCTGTTAATTAAAGCCGTAGCAATGGCCACTGGAATAGACGCAAACGAAATAGAAAACTCCGTAAAAGATACTGGGGACTTAGGAGAAAGCATTGCCTTAGCTGTAAAGAAGAGAAAGCAAAAGAGCTTCTTCTCACAGCCATTAACAATCAAGAGAGTCTATCAAACATTAGTTAAGGTTGCAGAGACCACGGGGGAGGGGAGTCAAGAGAAAAAGATGAAATATCTAGCAAACCTGTTTATGGATGCTGAACCCATAGAGGCAAAATACATAGCAAGAACTGTTCTTGGAACAATGAGAACTGGAGTAGCAGAAGGATTGCTCAGAGATGCAATAGCTTTAGCATTTCACGTCAAAGTTGAACTCGTAGAGAGAGCATACATGCTGACAAGTGATTTCGGATTCGTGGCAAAAGTTGCAAAGTTGGAAGGAAACGAAGGGCTGGCTAAAGTTCAAGTTCAGATAGGGAAACCAATAAAACCTATGCTCGCACAGCAGGCTGCAAACATCAAGGAAGCTCTCCTTGAAATGGGAGGAGAAGCGGAGTTTGAAATAAAATATGACGGGGCAAGAGTTCAAGTTCACAAGGACGGAGACAAAATAATAGTTTACTCAAGAAGGCTAGAAAACGTAACTAGGGCGATTCCAGAAATAGTTGAAGCACTAAAGCAAAGTGTTAAGCCAAACAAGGCGATAGTTGAGGGAGAATTAGTAGCAATAGGAGAGGACGGAAGACCACTCCCGTTTCAATATGTACTAAGGAGGTTTAGAAGGAAACACAACATCCAAGAAATGATGAAGAAAATACCCCTGGAACTTAATCTATTTGATGTTCTCTATGTTGATGGAGAGAGTATGATCGACGTTAAATTCATAGACAGAAGGAAAAAGCTCGAGGAAATAATAGAACCAAATGGAAAAATAAAGGTTGCAGAGAACCTTATAACTAAGAAAGTGGAAGAAGCTGAAGCCTTCTACAAGAAGGCCCTAGAAATGGGCCATGAAGGATTGATGGCCAAAAGATTAGACGCAACATACGAACCAGGAAACAGAGGAAAGAAATGGCTTAAGATAAAGCCAACGATGGAGAATCTTGACCTCGTAATAATAGGGGCAGAATGGGGAGAAGGAAGAAGGGCACACCTCCTGGGGTCTTTCATTCTTGGTGCATATGACCCAGAGACCGGAGAGTTCCTTGAAGTTGGAAAGGTTGGAAGCGGGTTCACGGACGAAGACTTAGTAGAGTTCACCAAAATGCTGAAACCTCTCATAATTAAGGAAGAAGGAAAAAGAGTGTGGATCGAGCCAAAGATCGTCATAGAGGTAACTTATCAGGAAATCCAAAAGAGTCCGAAATACAAGAGCGGCTTCGCACTCAGATTCCCAAGGTACGTTGCATTAAGAGACGACAAAGGACCAGAAGATGCAGATACAATTGAAAGAATAGCCCAATTATACGAGCTTCAGGAAAGAATGAAAGGAAAAGTCTAA
- a CDS encoding 30S ribosomal protein S4, producing MGDPKRQRKKYETPPHPWIKERLDRERVLMDKYELKNKKELWKHETQLKNFRRRARRLLAARGKQAEVERQQLLARLKRLGLLPEDAVLDDVLSLTIEDILERRLQTIVYKKGLARTMRQARQLIVHGHIEVNGQIIRSPSYLVLKEEEDTITYARTSPFANPQHPERMMIEKAKQGGEA from the coding sequence ATGGGAGATCCTAAGAGGCAGAGGAAGAAGTATGAAACTCCACCGCACCCATGGATTAAGGAGAGGCTCGACAGAGAGAGAGTTTTAATGGACAAGTACGAGCTTAAGAACAAGAAAGAGCTTTGGAAGCATGAGACACAACTTAAGAACTTCAGAAGAAGAGCTAGAAGATTGTTAGCAGCAAGAGGTAAGCAGGCAGAAGTTGAGAGACAACAGCTTTTGGCTAGGCTTAAGAGACTCGGTCTACTTCCTGAGGATGCAGTTCTTGATGATGTGCTGTCACTAACAATCGAGGACATCCTTGAGAGGAGGCTACAGACAATAGTGTACAAGAAGGGACTAGCCAGGACTATGAGACAGGCGAGACAATTAATAGTTCACGGTCATATCGAGGTTAACGGTCAGATAATAAGGTCACCAAGTTACCTCGTCCTTAAGGAAGAGGAGGATACTATAACATATGCAAGAACTTCACCATTTGCAAATCCACAACATCCAGAGAGGATGATGATTGAGAAGGCGAAACAGGGTGGTGAAGCATGA
- the rplM gene encoding 50S ribosomal protein L13, which yields MRIINADGLILGRLASKVAKMLLEGEEVVIVNAEKAVITGNRDVIFKKYKQRTELRTLTNPRRGPFYPKRSDEIVRRTIRGMLPWKTDRGRKAFKRLKVYVGIPKEFQDKQLETIMEAHISRLSRPKYVTVGEVAKFLGGKF from the coding sequence ATGAGGATTATTAACGCTGATGGATTAATACTCGGAAGACTTGCTTCAAAGGTTGCAAAGATGCTCTTAGAGGGAGAGGAAGTTGTCATAGTTAATGCTGAGAAGGCTGTAATCACTGGTAATAGAGATGTCATATTCAAGAAGTACAAGCAAAGAACAGAATTAAGAACCTTAACAAATCCAAGAAGAGGTCCCTTCTATCCAAAAAGAAGTGATGAAATAGTCAGAAGAACCATCAGAGGAATGCTTCCTTGGAAGACCGATAGAGGAAGAAAAGCATTTAAGAGGCTCAAAGTTTACGTTGGCATTCCAAAGGAGTTCCAGGATAAGCAACTCGAAACTATTATGGAGGCCCACATTTCAAGGCTTTCAAGACCAAAGTATGTGACAGTTGGTGAGGTTGCAAAGTTTTTGGGAGGAAAATTCTGA
- a CDS encoding 50S ribosomal protein L18e, with amino-acid sequence MKRTGPTDPNLRRLIRFLRKKSNEQGVKIWKDIAWRLERPRRQRAEVNVSKINRYAKDGEMIVVPGSVLGAGRLEKKVIVAAWKFSEAARKKIIEAGGEAITIEELVERNPKGSGVRIME; translated from the coding sequence ATGAAGAGGACTGGTCCAACTGATCCAAACCTTAGAAGGCTCATTCGCTTCCTTAGAAAGAAATCCAACGAACAAGGAGTGAAAATATGGAAGGACATAGCTTGGAGGTTAGAAAGACCTAGAAGACAAAGGGCAGAGGTCAACGTTAGTAAAATAAACAGATATGCAAAGGACGGAGAAATGATAGTAGTTCCTGGAAGTGTTCTTGGGGCAGGAAGACTAGAGAAGAAGGTAATAGTTGCTGCATGGAAGTTCAGTGAAGCAGCGAGAAAGAAAATAATTGAGGCCGGTGGTGAGGCAATAACAATCGAAGAATTAGTTGAGAGAAACCCCAAAGGAAGTGGAGTAAGGATTATGGAGTGA
- a CDS encoding MEMO1 family protein has translation MRRYPAVAGQFYPEGDELIEMLENFFSDLGEEGDRRRITAGVAPHAGYVFSGYTASRTYKAIYEDGFPEVFVIFGPNHTGMGSPIAVYPEGEWETPLGSVKVDSQMARTIVELSGIADLDDLAHKYEHSIEVQLPFIQYLAELAGKDFMIVPITLGIQDEDVANTLGRAVYEAAQSLGRDVVVIASTDFMHYGYFYGYVPFTGRAEDIPNMVREWDMRVIRRILDFDVEGMFDEIREMNHTMCGPGGVGVGIVYSKLSGAVEAELLHYTTSYEVSKSTDAIVGYASIVMKK, from the coding sequence ATGAGGAGGTATCCGGCAGTTGCAGGGCAGTTTTATCCTGAAGGTGATGAGTTAATTGAGATGCTTGAGAATTTCTTTAGTGACCTCGGTGAAGAGGGGGACAGAAGAAGAATTACAGCAGGTGTGGCACCGCATGCAGGTTACGTATTCTCTGGTTATACTGCCTCGAGAACATATAAGGCCATCTATGAAGACGGCTTTCCAGAGGTATTCGTCATATTCGGGCCAAACCACACAGGGATGGGCTCTCCAATAGCAGTCTATCCAGAGGGAGAGTGGGAAACGCCCTTAGGAAGCGTTAAGGTTGATTCTCAAATGGCAAGGACTATTGTTGAGCTTTCTGGAATTGCTGACTTAGATGATCTGGCTCATAAGTATGAGCACTCAATAGAGGTTCAATTGCCATTCATTCAGTATCTTGCGGAGTTAGCTGGAAAAGATTTTATGATAGTTCCAATAACTTTGGGAATCCAGGACGAAGACGTAGCTAACACCTTAGGTAGAGCCGTCTATGAGGCAGCTCAGTCCCTTGGCAGGGATGTTGTTGTTATAGCATCCACTGACTTCATGCACTATGGATACTTCTATGGCTATGTTCCTTTCACCGGGAGAGCAGAGGACATACCAAACATGGTTAGAGAGTGGGACATGAGAGTGATAAGAAGAATACTTGACTTTGACGTGGAAGGGATGTTTGACGAGATCAGGGAGATGAATCACACAATGTGTGGGCCCGGAGGAGTTGGTGTTGGAATAGTATATTCAAAGCTTTCGGGAGCTGTTGAGGCAGAGCTCTTGCACTACACAACGAGCTATGAGGTTAGCAAAAGTACCGATGCAATCGTTGGCTATGCGAGTATAGTTATGAAGAAGTAA
- a CDS encoding 30S ribosomal protein S13 encodes MADFRHIVRVAGVDLDGHKQLRWALTAIKGVGINFATMVCRVAGLDPFMKAGYLTDEQVKKIEEILSDPVAHGIPRWAVNRPKDYETGKDLHLITAKLDMAIREDIMRLRRIRAYRGIRHELGLPVRGQRTRSNFRRGQTVGVSRKKK; translated from the coding sequence ATGGCTGATTTCAGGCACATAGTTCGTGTTGCGGGAGTTGATTTGGATGGGCACAAGCAGTTAAGATGGGCGCTCACCGCTATCAAGGGAGTTGGCATAAACTTCGCTACAATGGTGTGCAGGGTTGCTGGGCTTGATCCCTTCATGAAGGCAGGATACCTCACGGATGAACAAGTGAAGAAGATTGAGGAGATACTTAGCGATCCAGTTGCTCATGGAATACCCAGATGGGCTGTTAACAGGCCTAAGGACTATGAGACAGGTAAGGATCTGCACCTCATTACGGCAAAGCTTGACATGGCCATAAGAGAAGACATCATGAGGCTCAGGAGGATAAGGGCTTACAGAGGTATAAGACATGAGCTTGGCCTTCCAGTTAGGGGTCAGAGAACCAGGTCTAACTTCAGAAGAGGTCAGACTGTTGGTGTTAGCAGGAAGAAGAAGTGA
- a CDS encoding 30S ribosomal protein S9: protein MRIIQTTGKRKTAIARAVIREGKGRVRINGKPVEIIEPEIARFTILEPLILAGEEVWNSVDIDVKVQGGGFMGQAEAARIAIARALVEWTGDMNLKEKFMKYDRTMLVGDPRRTEPHKPNRSTKGPRAKRQKSYR from the coding sequence ATGAGGATCATCCAGACTACCGGAAAGAGGAAGACTGCAATTGCGAGGGCAGTTATTAGAGAGGGTAAAGGAAGAGTCAGGATAAATGGAAAGCCTGTAGAAATCATTGAGCCTGAAATTGCCAGGTTCACTATCTTAGAACCCCTAATACTCGCAGGAGAAGAGGTATGGAACAGTGTTGACATTGACGTTAAGGTTCAGGGTGGAGGGTTCATGGGTCAGGCAGAAGCGGCAAGAATTGCAATAGCAAGAGCCCTTGTAGAGTGGACAGGAGACATGAACCTTAAGGAAAAGTTCATGAAATACGATAGAACAATGTTGGTTGGAGATCCCAGAAGAACAGAGCCCCACAAGCCAAACAGGTCAACGAAGGGTCCAAGAGCGAAAAGGCAGAAGAGTTATCGTTGA
- a CDS encoding DNA-directed RNA polymerase subunit N, translating to MIIPVRCFTCGKVIGDKYYEFKRRVEAGEDPEKVLDDLGLERYCCRRMLLSHVELIDEIMHYRVY from the coding sequence TTGATAATCCCCGTGAGATGCTTTACATGTGGAAAGGTAATTGGTGATAAATATTACGAGTTCAAGAGAAGGGTTGAGGCCGGTGAAGATCCAGAAAAAGTGCTTGACGACCTTGGACTTGAGAGATACTGTTGCAGAAGGATGCTCCTTAGTCATGTAGAACTCATTGATGAGATAATGCACTATAGGGTTTATTGA
- a CDS encoding mevalonate kinase: MKVIASAPAKIILFGEHSVVYGKPAIAAAINLRTYVEAEPRNDGKIRIEAHDIKVPGLTVSFSENEIYFETDYGKAAEVLSYVREAINLVLEEADKNTGVQVSITSQIPVGAGLGSSAAVAVATIGAVSRLLGLELTKEEIAKLGHKTELLVQGASSGIDPTVSAIGGFLYYEKGKFEHLPFMELPIVVGYTGSSGSTKELVAMVRKRYEEMPELIIPILESMGKLVEKAREIIVSEIDHREKFERLGVLMNINHGLLDALGVSTKKLSELVYAARTAGALGAKITGAGGGGCMYALAPERQREVATAITIAGGTPMITEISREGLRIEEVIE, encoded by the coding sequence ATGAAGGTTATTGCATCGGCTCCCGCCAAGATAATACTATTTGGAGAACACAGTGTAGTCTATGGGAAGCCGGCAATAGCTGCTGCAATAAACCTGAGAACATATGTGGAGGCTGAGCCAAGAAACGATGGTAAAATTAGAATAGAGGCTCATGATATTAAGGTTCCGGGATTAACTGTTTCCTTCTCTGAAAATGAAATATATTTTGAGACCGATTATGGAAAAGCTGCTGAAGTCTTGAGTTACGTTAGAGAAGCCATAAATCTTGTTTTGGAAGAGGCAGATAAAAATACGGGGGTTCAAGTTAGTATTACCTCTCAAATTCCTGTTGGCGCTGGCCTTGGGTCATCGGCTGCAGTTGCAGTTGCAACAATTGGAGCTGTTTCTAGGCTTTTGGGGTTAGAGCTTACAAAAGAGGAAATAGCAAAATTGGGCCATAAAACTGAGCTTCTTGTTCAGGGGGCGTCGAGTGGTATAGATCCAACGGTATCTGCAATTGGGGGTTTTCTCTATTATGAAAAGGGGAAGTTTGAGCACCTGCCATTTATGGAGCTTCCTATAGTTGTTGGATACACTGGCTCTTCTGGATCCACTAAAGAACTTGTAGCGATGGTTAGAAAGAGGTATGAGGAGATGCCCGAGCTAATAATTCCAATTCTCGAATCAATGGGAAAGCTCGTTGAGAAGGCAAGGGAAATTATAGTGTCGGAGATTGACCACAGGGAAAAGTTTGAGAGGCTAGGGGTTTTGATGAATATAAATCACGGACTATTGGATGCCCTTGGAGTTTCGACAAAGAAGCTTAGCGAACTAGTTTATGCCGCAAGGACTGCTGGGGCCCTGGGTGCCAAAATAACTGGTGCCGGTGGAGGGGGGTGCATGTATGCACTAGCTCCGGAGAGACAGAGGGAGGTTGCAACGGCAATAACGATAGCCGGTGGAACTCCAATGATTACCGAGATAAGCAGGGAAGGACTTAGAATTGAGGAGGTTATAGAATGA
- the rpsB gene encoding 30S ribosomal protein S2 produces the protein MADEYLVPLDQYLAAGVHIGTQQKTKDMKKFIYRVRQDGLYVLDVRKTDERLKVAGKFLAKFEPQSILAVSVRLYGQKPVKKFGEVTGAKAIPGRFLPGTMTNPAVKNFFEPDVIIITDPRADHQAMKEAVEIGIPIVALVDTENLLSYVDLAIPTNNKGRKALALIYWILAREILYNRGEIQSREDFKIPVEDFEMKIVRR, from the coding sequence ATGGCTGATGAGTATCTGGTTCCACTCGATCAGTATCTGGCTGCTGGAGTCCACATAGGGACACAGCAAAAGACCAAAGACATGAAGAAGTTCATCTACAGAGTCAGACAGGATGGGCTCTACGTCCTAGACGTTAGGAAGACCGATGAAAGGCTAAAAGTTGCTGGAAAATTCCTCGCTAAGTTCGAGCCTCAGAGTATCCTTGCAGTGAGTGTTAGGCTTTACGGTCAGAAACCCGTAAAGAAATTTGGCGAAGTTACAGGAGCAAAGGCTATTCCAGGGAGATTCCTTCCAGGAACAATGACCAACCCAGCCGTGAAGAACTTCTTCGAGCCTGATGTGATAATAATTACGGACCCAAGAGCAGATCACCAGGCAATGAAGGAAGCTGTTGAAATCGGAATACCTATAGTAGCCCTCGTTGATACCGAAAACCTTCTGAGTTACGTTGATCTTGCAATACCAACAAACAACAAAGGTAGGAAAGCACTGGCATTAATATACTGGATACTGGCAAGGGAGATACTCTACAATAGAGGAGAAATACAGAGCAGAGAAGACTTCAAGATACCCGTTGAAGACTTCGAGATGAAAATCGTTAGGAGGTAA
- a CDS encoding DNA-directed RNA polymerase subunit K: MFKYTRFEKARIIGARALQIAMGAPVLIDVPEGTTPLEAAILEFEKGIIPITVIRPS, encoded by the coding sequence GTGTTCAAGTACACGAGATTCGAAAAAGCTAGGATTATAGGTGCGAGAGCCCTCCAGATAGCGATGGGAGCTCCTGTCCTCATTGACGTTCCAGAAGGAACTACCCCACTTGAAGCAGCAATCTTGGAATTTGAAAAGGGTATAATACCAATAACAGTAATAAGGCCGAGCTGA